One Bartonella kosoyi DNA segment encodes these proteins:
- the accC gene encoding acetyl-CoA carboxylase biotin carboxylase subunit, translated as MIRKILIANRGEIALRVLRACKELGIKTVAVHSTADADAMHVRLADESVCIGPPPARDSYLSIQQIIAACEITGADAVHPGYGFLSENAKFADVLEAHDITFIGPTAAHIRIMGDKIEAKKTAKKLGIPVVPGSDGAVTEESDALHTAREIGYPVIIKASAGGGGRGMKVVHSEQEFSIALKTTRSEAKAAFGDDSVYIEKYLEKPRHIEIQIMGDGAGNAIHLGERDCSLQRRHQKVWEEATSPALNETERKKIGSIVANACAQLGYRGAGTIEFLYENGEFYFIEMNTRLQVEHPVTEAITGIDLVHEQIHIASGYKLSVTQDDVCFFGHAIECRINAEDPLTFTPSPGTITHFHTPGGLGIRVDSGAYSGYRIPPYYDSMIGKLIVHGRTRLECMMRLRRALDEFVVDGIKTTLPLFRDLINNQDVANGNYNIHWLEKYLSQKPTSLDL; from the coding sequence ATGATTCGAAAAATCCTCATTGCTAATCGAGGAGAAATTGCTCTTCGCGTTTTACGTGCATGTAAAGAACTTGGCATAAAAACCGTAGCTGTTCACTCTACTGCTGATGCAGATGCGATGCATGTTCGTCTTGCTGACGAAAGTGTCTGTATTGGCCCTCCTCCCGCTCGCGATTCTTATTTGAGTATTCAGCAAATTATAGCTGCTTGTGAAATTACAGGAGCTGATGCAGTTCATCCAGGTTATGGCTTTCTTTCTGAAAATGCAAAATTTGCAGATGTTCTAGAAGCCCATGATATTACATTCATCGGACCAACAGCTGCTCATATTCGAATCATGGGCGATAAAATTGAGGCTAAAAAAACTGCTAAGAAACTTGGTATTCCTGTCGTTCCTGGTTCAGATGGAGCTGTCACAGAAGAATCAGATGCTTTACACACGGCTCGTGAAATTGGTTATCCCGTTATTATCAAAGCTTCTGCCGGTGGCGGTGGGCGTGGTATGAAAGTCGTTCATTCTGAGCAAGAGTTTTCGATAGCGCTTAAAACAACGCGTTCAGAAGCGAAAGCAGCTTTTGGTGATGATTCTGTTTATATAGAAAAATATTTAGAAAAACCCCGTCATATTGAAATTCAAATCATGGGTGATGGTGCGGGAAATGCTATTCATTTAGGAGAACGTGATTGTTCACTTCAACGACGGCATCAAAAAGTATGGGAAGAAGCGACATCACCTGCGCTTAATGAAACTGAACGAAAAAAAATTGGTAGTATTGTTGCAAATGCCTGTGCTCAACTTGGATACCGTGGAGCTGGTACTATCGAATTTCTTTATGAAAATGGTGAATTTTATTTCATTGAAATGAATACGCGTTTACAAGTCGAACATCCTGTAACTGAAGCAATTACAGGTATAGATTTAGTCCATGAACAAATTCATATTGCATCAGGCTACAAACTTTCAGTGACACAAGATGATGTTTGTTTCTTCGGTCACGCCATTGAATGCCGTATTAATGCAGAAGATCCTCTTACCTTTACACCATCACCAGGAACCATTACACATTTTCATACTCCTGGAGGTCTAGGAATTCGTGTTGATTCAGGTGCTTATTCAGGTTACCGGATTCCTCCTTATTATGATAGCATGATTGGAAAGCTGATTGTTCATGGGCGTACCCGTTTGGAATGCATGATGCGTTTACGGCGTGCTTTAGATGAATTTGTCGTTGATGGGATCAAAACCACATTGCCTCTCTTTCGTGATCTCATTAATAATCAAGATGTTGCAAACGGTAATTATAATATTCACTGGCTAGAGAAGTATCTTTCTCAGAAACCAACTTCTTTAGACCTTTAA
- a CDS encoding helix-turn-helix transcriptional regulator, which produces MIFDDGDRYVTTRECAQLFSVSTTTIRNWMLQGEFPQPYKLGRAVRWRKKEILAFTPKKNTEQITTN; this is translated from the coding sequence ATGATATTTGATGATGGCGATAGATATGTAACAACCCGTGAATGTGCACAGCTTTTTAGTGTATCAACCACAACGATTCGCAATTGGATGCTTCAAGGGGAATTTCCTCAACCTTATAAACTGGGGAGAGCTGTAAGATGGAGAAAGAAAGAGATCTTAGCCTTTACTCCAAAGAAAAATACGGAACAAATAACAACAAATTAA